Proteins encoded together in one Chrysemys picta bellii isolate R12L10 chromosome 22, ASM1138683v2, whole genome shotgun sequence window:
- the NIBAN3 gene encoding protein Niban 3 isoform X1 has translation MGGRYSSPLDGRQRRYLRGRSDATVKNFMPYYQRQLATTFLRRVSKELDPQGKPALQLLQSKLQKPPDALLHEGFLMQYNGDTCKWKKSYFILLGNCTLEWFDSKEAQGKGYKPRGSTTLSGYLLVTSLSEYNRLIDSLCQGLVVDYTHRDQDPLNGPPEEFLLFLYHPFRKSFCFCTNSAKSQHTWKSVLRDGIRYCSTVLQRQDSFEVEAFLEAVRFYRQEKGSYGAGDLLLGTEPEILSNVLMEDLLPVLQSQVPPNLKGSESRKKQTWCQFLEEVYTLVLSQVSSEFLDFQRENEKLHIQLEKKIRPDLDQMLILKDQISIKLQAVIQNPVESCCRQGVEPDLDCVMEELIRPISLGFDVVRSLFADRIDELIRHVQSLPTTIFQEEVLTLGEMPWKPGFMEPCYEKANLYKDSLQGLKEKFGFHGVASLVLRAQNLMQQLMQNSVHTFHQLSEQHLSLATNHSQITQTLEKIKTRVLKKFDYDSSSTRKQFAQEWLVQIFLPFLLKNLEPRCKLELPKYENYVFADFSGIINVENIYEEMVLAVLQQAVTKALKEASSQNRHNLYSDSFSCVLDSVDNLLQQDRVQDHSEIRTGALGGNATSDTVNLISCQVSETTSDKKAWKYEGSSAGVANPPTDKGLICPVTSHCHKEAEKSLRVLPDGRNWRHEKALEPDMRSSCITESAGHVAEKTVVVSEAEIHMCTGDPNKNKCNDKSWNPFARSKDLQEPQNIINEHSVDKAAVEKIEEEWGRAVFEQGGQGQDGKLELNPSWIKGSGQCGKNNQKYRELLQDQEGPCEESCNYTFFASTNMSKNQSPTPDSTNSDNSQANCWPNTNSFQVMGLDRDTYRDNGGLTEGKLQRSATNHVASIEWDGDKLGENRSSWEMQTVSVGEGKCRVEEACNGQMISHCPFSVKEMRDATWTHRLQEHGDEMITELHVQKLVPVQDLERKICQLELGHNVHEEFKGHRHAGGLAEGKSAPFLLTGSLRYEDEHEGPVPGHQEESNQVTCQTLQSQQEMNKEEMTEADFNEIDKTVFLECLSIAIEMEIFQTDLLEMDLEDNRDQGSGCQQTEPLK, from the exons atgggaggaagGTATTCAAGTCCACTGGATGGAAGACAGCGCAGGTACCTGAGAG GTCGATCTGATGCCACAGTGAAGAATTTCATGCCCTATTATCAGAGGCAACTTGCAACCACCTTTCTGAGACGGGTCTCAAAGGAGTTGGATCCGCAAGGCAAACCTGCTCTACAGCTGCTGCAGAGCAAA CTCCAGAAGCCACCTGACGCTCTTCTGCATGAGGGATTCCTGATGCAGTATAATGGGGACACCTGCAAGTGGAAGAAGAGTTATTTCATTTTGCTGGGAAACTGTACCCTGGAGTGGTTTGATAGTAAAGAG GCCCAGGGGAAAGGATATAAGCCCAGAGGATCCACCACCCTGTCCGGATACTTGCTGGTGACCTCACTGAGCGAATACAACAGGCTGATTGACAGTCTCTGCCAAGGATTAGTAG TTGACTACACCCACCGAGACCAAGACCCCTTAAATGGGCCTCCAGAAGAGTTTCTGCTGTTCCTTTATCATCCGTTCCGAAAGTCCTTCTGTTTTTGCACAAACTCTGCAAAATCCCAGCACACCTGGAAATCCGTCCTTCGAGATGGGATCCGATATTGCAGCACAG TTTTACAGAGACAGGACTCCTTTGAAGTAGAGGCTTTCCTGGAAGCTGTGCGATTTTACAGGCAAGAGAAAGGTAGTTACGGAGCAGGGGATCTCCTCCTGGGAACAGAGCCTGAG ATTCTCAGTAATGTGCTGATGGAGGATTTGCTTCCAGTGCTGCAGTCTCAGGTCCCCCCAAATCTCAAAGGGTCAGAAAGCAGGAAGAAACAGACCTGGTGCCAA TTCCTAGAGGAGGTTTATACATTGGTCCTCAGCCAGGTCTCCAGCGAATTTCTGGATTTTCAGAGGGAGAATGAGAAACTCCACATTCAATTGGAAAAGAAGATTCGCCCTGATCTGGATCAGATGCTGATTTTAAAGGATCAGATATCTATAAAACTCCAAG CGGTGATCCAGAACCCAGTGGAATCCTGCTGTCGCCAAGGAGTAGAGCCTGACCTGGACTGTGTGATGGAGGAGCTCATACGCCCCATCAGTTTAGGATTTGACGTGGTGCGTTCGCTCTTCGCAGACAGAATTGATGAGCTGATCAGACATGTGCAGAGTTTGCCTACCACCATCTTCCAGGAAGAG GTTCTCACACTTGGGGAAATGCCCTGGAAACCTGGATTCATGGAGCCATGTTACGAGAAGGCTAATCTCTACAAAGACAGCCTGCAAGGACTGAAGGAGAAATTTGGCTTTCACGGTGTGGCAAGTTTAGTCCTCCGAGCCCAAAACCTCATGCAGCAG CTAATGCAGAATTCAGTCCATACATTCCACCAGCTTTCAGAGCAACATCTGAGCTTGGCAACTAACCACAGCCAAATCACACAGACTCTGGAAAAGATCAAAACTCGTGTGCTGAAG AAATTTGACTATGACAGCAGTTCCACCAGGAAGCAGTTTGCACAAGAGTGGCTGGTTCAGATCTTTCTTCCCTTTCTGCTGAAGAATCTGGAGCCTAGATGTAAACTG GAGCTGCCCAAGTATGAAAATTACGTGtttgctgacttcagtggcatcatCAATGTTGAAAATATTTATGAAGAAATGGTTCTGGCTGTTTTGCAGCAGGCAGTCACCAAAG CCTTGAAAGAGGCTTCAAGTCAAAACAGACACAATCTTTACAGTGACAGCTTCTCCTGTGTTCTGGATAGCGTGGACAACTTGCTGCAGCAGGACAGAGTCCAGGACCACTCTGAAATAAGGACAGGAGCCTTGGGTGGTAATGCCACATCAGACACCGTGAACCTCATCTCCTGTCAAGTCAGTGAGACCACTTCAGACAAGAAAGCATGGAAATATGAAGGAAGCTCAGCTGGGGTTGCAAATCCTCCCACAGACAAAGGGCTTATCTGCCCAGTAACTTCCCATTGCCATAAAGAAGCAGAAAAATCTTTGAGGGTGTTGCCTGATGGTAGGAATTGGAGACACGAGAAGGCCTTGGAACCAGACATGCGAAGCAGCTGCATTACTGAATCTGCAGGACATGTTGCAGAGAAGACTGTAGTTGTGTCTGAGGCTGAAATCCATATGTGCACAGGAGacccaaataaaaacaaatgtaatgaCAAGTCATGGAACCCTTTTGCAAGGAGCAAAGATCTACAAGAGCCACAGAACATCATAAATGAACATTCTGTAGACAAAGCTGCTGTAGAGAAGATAGAAGAGGAATGGGGGAGGGCGGTGTTTGAGCAAGGAGGTCAAGGGCAGGATGGAAAATTAGAGTTAAATCCATCTTGGATTAAAGGATCAGGACAGTGTGGTAAGAATAACCAAAAATACAGAGAGTTATTGCAGGATCAAGAAGGTCCCTGCGAGGAATCTTGTAACTACACTTTTTTTGCAAGTACAAACATGTCCAAGAACCAGAGTCCAACCCCAGACAGTACAAATTCTGACAACTCTCAGGCTAACTGTTGGCCTAATACCAATTCATTCCAGGTTATGGGTTTGGACAGAGATACATATAGGGACAATGGAGGtttaacagagggaaaattacaaaGATCAGCAACAAATCATGTGGCATCAATTGAGTGGGATGGAGACAAGTTAGGAGAAAATCGGAGTAGTTGGGAAATGCAAACAGTATCAGTGGGTGAAGGCAAATGCAGGGTGGAGGAAGCTTGCAATGGGCAAATGATCTCTCACTGTCCATTTTCTGTGAAAGAAATGAGGGATGCCACTTGGACACACCGACTTCAGGAACATGGTGATGAAATGATCACAGAATTACATGTCCAAAAGTTGGTTCCTGTACAGGATCTGGAAAGAAAAATCTGTCAGCTGGAGCTAGGGCACAATGTTCATGAGGAATTCAAGGGGCATAGGCATGCAGGTGGACTGGCTGAAGGTAAGTCTGCTCCCTTTTTACTCACTGGAAGCCTGAGATACGAAGATGAGCATGAGGGTCCTGTCCCTGGGCACCAAGAAGAATCTAATCAAGTAACCTGCCAGACATTGCAGTCCCAACAGGAAATGAACAAAGAGGAGATGACAGAGGCAGACTTCAATGAGATAGACAAGACTGTTTTTCTAGAGTGTCTATCCATAGCTATCGAAATGGAAATCTTCCAAACAGATCTGCTGGAAATGGATCTCGAAGACAACAGAGATCAGGGAAGTGGTTGTCAACAAACTGAACCTCTGAAATAG
- the NIBAN3 gene encoding protein Niban 3 isoform X2, whose translation MPYYQRQLATTFLRRVSKELDPQGKPALQLLQSKLQKPPDALLHEGFLMQYNGDTCKWKKSYFILLGNCTLEWFDSKEAQGKGYKPRGSTTLSGYLLVTSLSEYNRLIDSLCQGLVVDYTHRDQDPLNGPPEEFLLFLYHPFRKSFCFCTNSAKSQHTWKSVLRDGIRYCSTVLQRQDSFEVEAFLEAVRFYRQEKGSYGAGDLLLGTEPEILSNVLMEDLLPVLQSQVPPNLKGSESRKKQTWCQFLEEVYTLVLSQVSSEFLDFQRENEKLHIQLEKKIRPDLDQMLILKDQISIKLQAVIQNPVESCCRQGVEPDLDCVMEELIRPISLGFDVVRSLFADRIDELIRHVQSLPTTIFQEEVLTLGEMPWKPGFMEPCYEKANLYKDSLQGLKEKFGFHGVASLVLRAQNLMQQLMQNSVHTFHQLSEQHLSLATNHSQITQTLEKIKTRVLKKFDYDSSSTRKQFAQEWLVQIFLPFLLKNLEPRCKLELPKYENYVFADFSGIINVENIYEEMVLAVLQQAVTKALKEASSQNRHNLYSDSFSCVLDSVDNLLQQDRVQDHSEIRTGALGGNATSDTVNLISCQVSETTSDKKAWKYEGSSAGVANPPTDKGLICPVTSHCHKEAEKSLRVLPDGRNWRHEKALEPDMRSSCITESAGHVAEKTVVVSEAEIHMCTGDPNKNKCNDKSWNPFARSKDLQEPQNIINEHSVDKAAVEKIEEEWGRAVFEQGGQGQDGKLELNPSWIKGSGQCGKNNQKYRELLQDQEGPCEESCNYTFFASTNMSKNQSPTPDSTNSDNSQANCWPNTNSFQVMGLDRDTYRDNGGLTEGKLQRSATNHVASIEWDGDKLGENRSSWEMQTVSVGEGKCRVEEACNGQMISHCPFSVKEMRDATWTHRLQEHGDEMITELHVQKLVPVQDLERKICQLELGHNVHEEFKGHRHAGGLAEGKSAPFLLTGSLRYEDEHEGPVPGHQEESNQVTCQTLQSQQEMNKEEMTEADFNEIDKTVFLECLSIAIEMEIFQTDLLEMDLEDNRDQGSGCQQTEPLK comes from the exons ATGCCCTATTATCAGAGGCAACTTGCAACCACCTTTCTGAGACGGGTCTCAAAGGAGTTGGATCCGCAAGGCAAACCTGCTCTACAGCTGCTGCAGAGCAAA CTCCAGAAGCCACCTGACGCTCTTCTGCATGAGGGATTCCTGATGCAGTATAATGGGGACACCTGCAAGTGGAAGAAGAGTTATTTCATTTTGCTGGGAAACTGTACCCTGGAGTGGTTTGATAGTAAAGAG GCCCAGGGGAAAGGATATAAGCCCAGAGGATCCACCACCCTGTCCGGATACTTGCTGGTGACCTCACTGAGCGAATACAACAGGCTGATTGACAGTCTCTGCCAAGGATTAGTAG TTGACTACACCCACCGAGACCAAGACCCCTTAAATGGGCCTCCAGAAGAGTTTCTGCTGTTCCTTTATCATCCGTTCCGAAAGTCCTTCTGTTTTTGCACAAACTCTGCAAAATCCCAGCACACCTGGAAATCCGTCCTTCGAGATGGGATCCGATATTGCAGCACAG TTTTACAGAGACAGGACTCCTTTGAAGTAGAGGCTTTCCTGGAAGCTGTGCGATTTTACAGGCAAGAGAAAGGTAGTTACGGAGCAGGGGATCTCCTCCTGGGAACAGAGCCTGAG ATTCTCAGTAATGTGCTGATGGAGGATTTGCTTCCAGTGCTGCAGTCTCAGGTCCCCCCAAATCTCAAAGGGTCAGAAAGCAGGAAGAAACAGACCTGGTGCCAA TTCCTAGAGGAGGTTTATACATTGGTCCTCAGCCAGGTCTCCAGCGAATTTCTGGATTTTCAGAGGGAGAATGAGAAACTCCACATTCAATTGGAAAAGAAGATTCGCCCTGATCTGGATCAGATGCTGATTTTAAAGGATCAGATATCTATAAAACTCCAAG CGGTGATCCAGAACCCAGTGGAATCCTGCTGTCGCCAAGGAGTAGAGCCTGACCTGGACTGTGTGATGGAGGAGCTCATACGCCCCATCAGTTTAGGATTTGACGTGGTGCGTTCGCTCTTCGCAGACAGAATTGATGAGCTGATCAGACATGTGCAGAGTTTGCCTACCACCATCTTCCAGGAAGAG GTTCTCACACTTGGGGAAATGCCCTGGAAACCTGGATTCATGGAGCCATGTTACGAGAAGGCTAATCTCTACAAAGACAGCCTGCAAGGACTGAAGGAGAAATTTGGCTTTCACGGTGTGGCAAGTTTAGTCCTCCGAGCCCAAAACCTCATGCAGCAG CTAATGCAGAATTCAGTCCATACATTCCACCAGCTTTCAGAGCAACATCTGAGCTTGGCAACTAACCACAGCCAAATCACACAGACTCTGGAAAAGATCAAAACTCGTGTGCTGAAG AAATTTGACTATGACAGCAGTTCCACCAGGAAGCAGTTTGCACAAGAGTGGCTGGTTCAGATCTTTCTTCCCTTTCTGCTGAAGAATCTGGAGCCTAGATGTAAACTG GAGCTGCCCAAGTATGAAAATTACGTGtttgctgacttcagtggcatcatCAATGTTGAAAATATTTATGAAGAAATGGTTCTGGCTGTTTTGCAGCAGGCAGTCACCAAAG CCTTGAAAGAGGCTTCAAGTCAAAACAGACACAATCTTTACAGTGACAGCTTCTCCTGTGTTCTGGATAGCGTGGACAACTTGCTGCAGCAGGACAGAGTCCAGGACCACTCTGAAATAAGGACAGGAGCCTTGGGTGGTAATGCCACATCAGACACCGTGAACCTCATCTCCTGTCAAGTCAGTGAGACCACTTCAGACAAGAAAGCATGGAAATATGAAGGAAGCTCAGCTGGGGTTGCAAATCCTCCCACAGACAAAGGGCTTATCTGCCCAGTAACTTCCCATTGCCATAAAGAAGCAGAAAAATCTTTGAGGGTGTTGCCTGATGGTAGGAATTGGAGACACGAGAAGGCCTTGGAACCAGACATGCGAAGCAGCTGCATTACTGAATCTGCAGGACATGTTGCAGAGAAGACTGTAGTTGTGTCTGAGGCTGAAATCCATATGTGCACAGGAGacccaaataaaaacaaatgtaatgaCAAGTCATGGAACCCTTTTGCAAGGAGCAAAGATCTACAAGAGCCACAGAACATCATAAATGAACATTCTGTAGACAAAGCTGCTGTAGAGAAGATAGAAGAGGAATGGGGGAGGGCGGTGTTTGAGCAAGGAGGTCAAGGGCAGGATGGAAAATTAGAGTTAAATCCATCTTGGATTAAAGGATCAGGACAGTGTGGTAAGAATAACCAAAAATACAGAGAGTTATTGCAGGATCAAGAAGGTCCCTGCGAGGAATCTTGTAACTACACTTTTTTTGCAAGTACAAACATGTCCAAGAACCAGAGTCCAACCCCAGACAGTACAAATTCTGACAACTCTCAGGCTAACTGTTGGCCTAATACCAATTCATTCCAGGTTATGGGTTTGGACAGAGATACATATAGGGACAATGGAGGtttaacagagggaaaattacaaaGATCAGCAACAAATCATGTGGCATCAATTGAGTGGGATGGAGACAAGTTAGGAGAAAATCGGAGTAGTTGGGAAATGCAAACAGTATCAGTGGGTGAAGGCAAATGCAGGGTGGAGGAAGCTTGCAATGGGCAAATGATCTCTCACTGTCCATTTTCTGTGAAAGAAATGAGGGATGCCACTTGGACACACCGACTTCAGGAACATGGTGATGAAATGATCACAGAATTACATGTCCAAAAGTTGGTTCCTGTACAGGATCTGGAAAGAAAAATCTGTCAGCTGGAGCTAGGGCACAATGTTCATGAGGAATTCAAGGGGCATAGGCATGCAGGTGGACTGGCTGAAGGTAAGTCTGCTCCCTTTTTACTCACTGGAAGCCTGAGATACGAAGATGAGCATGAGGGTCCTGTCCCTGGGCACCAAGAAGAATCTAATCAAGTAACCTGCCAGACATTGCAGTCCCAACAGGAAATGAACAAAGAGGAGATGACAGAGGCAGACTTCAATGAGATAGACAAGACTGTTTTTCTAGAGTGTCTATCCATAGCTATCGAAATGGAAATCTTCCAAACAGATCTGCTGGAAATGGATCTCGAAGACAACAGAGATCAGGGAAGTGGTTGTCAACAAACTGAACCTCTGAAATAG